CTAACAGAGATAGGCCGTCTGAAAAATTAAAACGCTTGGATACAGGTAAAGCGGGGTTGCATGGTTTGACCTATTTTGATGTTTTCGGAAAACATGGCCGCCGGACGTATCCATAATCCGTATGTGCCGTATAACGCTCGGTAAACCACCATGTTTTCGCCGGTTTCTGAATGGGTGGCAGAGCCGATAACTTCGTAGAGATTGCCTTTGTAATGGCGGTAAATACCGGGTTTAATCTGATTCGGCATGATTGATGTGTTTGTTGTAGTAGTTTCGGATATCGTTGATGGCTTTGGTATCTGTGGGTTTCAGCAGATATTTTAATGTATCCAGACGGATAAGCAGCATGTCTTCCTGTTCCGCAATCTCGCAGCTGGCTTTGCCTTTGCTGCGAAAGTGTACCATCAGCTCGTCGAGTTGCTTTAAAGCGGTTTGATAATCGTCATTCATGTCATTCATAATGCTGATGAATTCGGGGTGGTATAAGACAAAAATAAAAACAAAAATGGCAGGCTTGAAAACCTGCCATATATTATTGGTGCCTGCTTGAAGGCTCAATATTTAAATAATTAAGCAGCTTGAATGTTAGCAGCTTGTTTGCCTTTAGGGCCGGTGGTAACGTCGAAAGAAACGCGTTGGCCTTCTTTCAAGGTTTTAAAGCCTTCCATGTTGATCGCAGAGAAGTGTGCGAACAAATCTTCGCCACCTTCGTCCGGAGTGATAAAACCAAAACCTTTAGCGTCGTTAAACCATTTAACAATACCGGTTGCCATTGAACTTCCTATACTAAAAATAAATTAATAAAATCCAGCAAAATAAGGCAACGCTGAAAACCTAAAAGTTTTGAGTTCCTCCCAAACAATTATGCTTTTTTGTGCATGCCAAGCTCTGCTTAGTTAACTTTTTACCTTTGTTAAGTAGTGTAGTCAAGTAATGTTTGGGAAAAAGGTCAAAATTTATTAAAATAATAAAAAATACAACATAATCTTATTTGAAAACCACTTTTAAAGACCAAAAATTATGAGCAAAGAACAAACGGGACGTGAATCCGGCATAGGCTTGGCAGAGCGCAAGCATTTGTCGCCACCGAGAAAATACGGTGTGTTTTTGTTGAATGACGATTACACGACAATGGATTTTGTGGTCGGAGTGTTGACGGAAATTTTTTTGCTCGCGGAAGAAAAAGCTCATGCCATTATGTTGTTGGTGCATCACGAAGGTAAGGGTTTGTGCGGTGTGTACAGTAGGGATGTCGCACAAAGCAAGCAGCAGAAAGTTCTGGATAGGGCGCGGCAGGAAGGGCATCCTTTGCAGTGTATCTTAGAGGAGATGTAAATGATTTCGGCTCAGTTGGAGCGGATTCTGCAATTATTGTATGCGGAGGCGAAAACCCAGAATTATGAGTTTATCGGTCTCGAACAATTATTGATGACGCTGATTCAGGAAGATGAGAATGTTGCCGGAGTATTGCAACGTTGCGGCGCGGACTTGAATATTCTGGAACGCCAACTGCATGAAAGTGTGGCAGATAATACGCCTGTGGTACCCGAACATATGTTGGATAGGGTGGAAACCCAGCCGACAATCGGTTTCCAACGGGTTATTCAACGGGCGATGGTACATGCGCAGTCGGCAGGGAAAGAAGAAGTATTGCCTTTGGATGTTTTAGTGGCGTTGATGAGCGAGACCGAGAGCCATGCCGTTTACTTTCTTCAGCTGCAGTCGGTTAACCGTTTCGAGGTTTTGCGCAGCATTGCTTACGGTGGCTTTGATGAGTCTTCGTCTGTCGATGAACATGCTGATGAAGAAAAGACGGCTTCCGATAAAAAAGATGCCTTAAGCAATTACACAGTCAATTTAAATGCAGAAGTTGAGGCCGGCCGTATTGATCCGCTCATCGGACGGAAGCATGAAATGGAGCGGTTAGTTCAGGTATTGTGCAGAAGGCGCAAAAATAATCCGCTGTTAGTCGGTGAGGCCGGGGTTGGGAAAACGGCATTGGCGGAAGGTTTGGCATATCAAATCGTGCATAAACAGGCTCCTGAAATTTTATTAAACGCTACGGTTTTTGCTTTGGATATGGGCGCGTTGGTGGCCGGTACAAAATATCGGGGTGATTTTGAAGCCAGGGTCAAAGCGGTATTAAAACAAATTTCGCAAGTTGAACACGCTATCTTGTTTATCGATGAAATTCATACGATTATCGGAGCAGGTAGTGTTTCCGGCGGGACGATGGATGCCTCTAATTTATTGAAGCCGGCATTGGCTAAGGGGCAGTTGCGCTGTATCGGAGCGACAACTTATGACGAATACCGTACGATTTTCGATAAGGATCACGCACTCAGCAGGCGTTTTCAAAAAATCGATATTGTTGAGCCTTCTGTTGCGGAAACCGTGCAGATTTTGCGCGGCTTAAAACCGGCTTTTGAAGCGTTTCATCAGGTTAAATATACGCAAGGTGCGGTTGAGGCTGCTGCCGAATTGTCGG
Above is a genomic segment from Neisseria weaveri containing:
- the clpA gene encoding ATP-dependent Clp protease ATP-binding subunit ClpA, producing the protein MISAQLERILQLLYAEAKTQNYEFIGLEQLLMTLIQEDENVAGVLQRCGADLNILERQLHESVADNTPVVPEHMLDRVETQPTIGFQRVIQRAMVHAQSAGKEEVLPLDVLVALMSETESHAVYFLQLQSVNRFEVLRSIAYGGFDESSSVDEHADEEKTASDKKDALSNYTVNLNAEVEAGRIDPLIGRKHEMERLVQVLCRRRKNNPLLVGEAGVGKTALAEGLAYQIVHKQAPEILLNATVFALDMGALVAGTKYRGDFEARVKAVLKQISQVEHAILFIDEIHTIIGAGSVSGGTMDASNLLKPALAKGQLRCIGATTYDEYRTIFDKDHALSRRFQKIDIVEPSVAETVQILRGLKPAFEAFHQVKYTQGAVEAAAELSARYINDRFLPDKAIDVMDEAGAAQRIMAKSKQKKVIGKAQIEAVVAKTARIPEKNVSHDDKEVLKYLSRDLKNMVFGQDKAIEVLVDAVKMSRSGLGQPNKPIGSFLFSGPTGVGKTEVAKQLAYSLGVPLQRFDMSEYMERHAVSRLIGSPPGYVGFEQGGLLTEAINKQPFCVLLLDEIEKAHPDIFNILLQVMDHGKLTDNTGKSADFRNVIIIMTTNAGAEGLSRPTVGFTSKRERGDEMVAINKLFTPEFRNRLDAIVPFASLDKEIIARVVDKFLLQLEQQLQDKKVEIEFSPALREYLADKGFDPNMGARPMGRLIQDKIRKALADELLFGRLSEGGKVLVDWNSADEKTVLVFQ
- a CDS encoding DUF1653 domain-containing protein; this translates as MPNQIKPGIYRHYKGNLYEVIGSATHSETGENMVVYRALYGTYGLWIRPAAMFSENIKIGQTMQPRFTCIQAF
- a CDS encoding cold-shock protein, which encodes MATGIVKWFNDAKGFGFITPDEGGEDLFAHFSAINMEGFKTLKEGQRVSFDVTTGPKGKQAANIQAA
- a CDS encoding branched-chain amino acid ABC transporter, translating into MNDDYQTALKQLDELMVHFRSKGKASCEIAEQEDMLLIRLDTLKYLLKPTDTKAINDIRNYYNKHINHAESD
- the clpS gene encoding ATP-dependent Clp protease adapter ClpS: MSKEQTGRESGIGLAERKHLSPPRKYGVFLLNDDYTTMDFVVGVLTEIFLLAEEKAHAIMLLVHHEGKGLCGVYSRDVAQSKQQKVLDRARQEGHPLQCILEEM